In Thermobaculum terrenum ATCC BAA-798, the DNA window AGTATCGTTCTAATAGAAGGGTCATCGTCAGCTACTAGAATATGGCGATTATTTTCCGCCAATTGACTACTCCTGTGGGAATCTCCAAAAGTTGTCATCCGAAATAAAAAGTTCCCTACGGCAAAAATTATATGCTAATTATCAGCTTAGCTGCAATTAGGGTGTACGATCGGCTGTGAGTATAACGGTAAGGACTCCGAATAGTATTATGAACATCCCAATCATATCTCGTAAGGTTACTGGTTCCTTTACAAACAGCCATGCTAGAAGGGTTCCCCCGGGCACCTCCAGCGTCGATAGAACGTTAGCATGTGCAGCGTGTATCCTCCTGAGAGCCGCGTTGTAGAGTGTATGTCCCATACCGAGAGGTACGATGGCGAGGGCTAGAAGGGCAATGATATTGGTCATACTGTAGGAACTGTTGATCATTGAGTGTGCTGCTAGAGGCAGTAGCCACAATGATGCCGTCAAGTAAGTGCCCCCAGCATATACCAGGAGAGGATATTTATTTCTTTCCCCTCTCCCCATAACTGAGTAGACTCCAAATGCCGCTGCTGATAGGATAGCCAAGAAGTTGCCTATCAACCTGCTCTTATCAAGCCCCAGGTCAAAGCCAGAAAATATCATTACTCCCACGACTACTATGCAGATACCTAGCCACTGCCTCCAGTTGATGCTTTCGTGTAATGCCAGTGCTGCAAAAAGGGCGACAAACACTGGAGCGGTATATACGAGCGCTAGGGAGTTGGAGACGGTAGTATATTCAAGAGACGCTATGTAGAAGAAAAAGTGCATTGCTGCTACTAGCCCATACGCAAGAAAGCGGTAGTTGAATGGGTTGTGCTTCAAAGATAGTTGAGACGATATCAAAGCTGCGCCTAACACTAACAGACCAGCTATAAGCATTCTCCAGAAGGTTATCTCAATGCTGCTGATATCTTTGATTACCCTTATGAGTACGGCACTTGTACTGAACATCGACACGGCAACAAAAGCCAAGGCGATGCCTGACAACTGTTTAGTTCTATCCTTGGTGCCTTGCTTCATACCTTCTAACCTACATAGTTAGTAGATACGCTATAATCCTTTCTAGGTTTACATTTCATAATTTGAGGAGAAAAGTGTCTTCAGATCAGGATCTAGCAAAGTTGATAAGAGACGTCCCCGATTTTCCCAAGCAGGGGATATTGTTCAAAGATATTACCACACTTCTTAAAGATAAGGACGCGTTTAAGAAATCTATAGACCTTCTGGCGGAGAGGTTTGCTAACGACCATATAGACAAGGTCGTAGCAGCAGAAAGTAGAGGCTTTATCTTTGGTGCTCCTCTAGCCTACCTGTTGAATGCTGGGTTTGTGCCTGTTCGCAAGTTGGGCAGGCTACCCGCTAAAGCTATAAGAGCCGAATATACCCTTGAATATGGCACTAACTTTGTTGAGATACATGTGGATGCCATAGAGCCTGGAGAGAAGGTTCTTATAGTAGATGACTTACTAGCTACTGGTGGCACGGTGGGTGCCACTATAGAACTTGTAAAGAAGTTAGAAGGGGACATAGTAGCGTTAGCTTTCCTGGTAGAGCTGTCCTTCCTGAAAGGGAGAGAAAGGCTGAAGGACTACAGGATAGAAACCATAATAACTTACTAGTCTTAGGAGGCAAATAAACTGAGTACTTCGACTTATTACGACGTGAAAGACATGTCTCTAGCAGCTAAGGGCCATGACCGTATAGCTTGGGCTGCTCGTGAGATGCCAGTGCTTTCTAGGATAGCTGACAGGTTTGATCGTGAGAAGCCGCTGGCTGGAGTGAAGATAGCTGCTTGTCTACACGTAACTACTGAGACGGCTAATCTCATGCTCACTCTTATGAGAGGTGGAGCTGAGATAGCTCTTGCTGCGAGCAATCCACTCTCAACGCAGGATGATGTTGCCGCAGCACTTGTTGAAAAGGGTATATCTGTGTTTGCGATCAAGGGTGAAGATGAGGATACCTACTATAGCCATATAAGAGCTGTATTGGATACACATCCTAATATCACCATGGATGATGGTGCCGACCTGGTAACAACTTTGCACACTGAGCGATTGGACATAATAGACGATGTAAGGGCGGGAACTGAGGAAACAACCACTGGGGTTATTCGCCTCAAAGCTATGGCTGCTGATGAACAACTTAAGTATCCCATCATAGCTGTCAATGAGGCTTATACTAAGCACCTGTTTGATAACAGGTATGGCACTGGCCAGAGTACGATCGATGGTCTTCTAAGGGCGACGAATATCCTCCTGGCTGGAAAGGTATTTGTCGTTGCGGGTTATGGTTGGTGTGGAAAGGGTTTGGCCAGCAGGGCTAGAGGTATGGGCTGCCAGGTCGTGGTCACTGAAGTAGATCCCATAAAAGCCCTTGAGGCTGTAATGGATGGTTTCCGTGTTATGCCAATGACTGAAGCTGCCAAGATTGCTGATGTTATAGTAACGGTTACTGGAGGGCTTCATGCGGTCAACGCTGAAGCTGTTCAAAACCTCAAGGATGGAGTTATCTTGGCGAACTCGGGCCATTTCAATGACGAGATAGATATTCCTGCCATAGAGAAGCTGTCAGTAGCTAGAAGGATGAGAAGAGATTTTGTCGAGGAGTTTGAGCTCAAAGATGGCAGGAAGATTTATTTGCTTGCAGAGGGCCGGCTTCTAAACCTTTCTGCAGCTGAGGGACATCCGGCAGCCGTGATGGATATGAGCTTTGCTAATCAAGCGCTTTCGATCGAATGGTTGGTCAACAATGCTTCTGGCTTGGAGCCCAAAGTATTCTCCGTTCCCGAGGAAATAGACAGGAACGTGGCCCAGACTAAGCTTGAGTCTCTAGGCATTACAATAGATAAACTGTCGGAAGAGCAGCTAGCCTACGCTTCAGAATGGAGATCTGGTACCTAATACCTATGTGGAGGAAAAGTCGAATATGAGCAGTGTCATTAAGTTCGGTACCGACGGTTGGCGTGCTGTCATCGCCGAAGATTATACGTTTTCTAACGTACGATTGGTTTCGCAGGCGGTTGCTCAGTACTTGAATAAGGATGTAGGTGGGAACGCACCTGTCATCATCGGCTATGACACTCGCTTTGGTAGTGAGTACTTCGCTCAAGCTGCTGCAGAGGTGTTGGCAGCTAACGGAATCAAAGTCGTGCTAACCGACAGATGTACTCCCACTCCTGCGGTATCTCTGGCGGTTATAGAGCAGCATCTGCGTGGGGGTATCGTAATAACAGCGAGCCATAATCCGGGCATATGGAATGGGTTTAAGTACAAACCTGATTATGGCGGCTCGGCCTCACCCGAAGTTATAGCGAAGATAGAGGCTGAATTAGCAGGATTGCAGCCAGGTGATGTTCAGAGGATGCCCATTGAAGAGGCTAAGTCCAAGGGATTAGTGGAGCTGCAGGATGTAGGGCCAGCATATCGTAAGAGGCTATCCGAGTTGGTAGATGTCGAGACTCTCAAGGGTCGCCAGGGAACGGTCGTTTACGACGCTATGTTTGGAGCTGGAATAGGACATCTTCCCCAGCTGCTAAGCGGCGGAAACCTGAAGGTAGTTGAGATAAACAACGAACGTAATCCCATATTCCCAGGTATGCATGCTCCCGAGCCCATAGCTCTAAATCTCCGCAAGCTATGCGAAACTGTGCCTCAGGCTGGTGCATCTCTGGGAATTGCTACTGACGGTGATGCTGATCGTGTGGGTATAGTAGATGAGAGGGGTGAGTTTGTCGACCAGCTCAAAGTATACGCTCTCATAGCTTATTATCTGCTTGAGGTCAGAGGTCAAAGAGGCCCCTTGGTCAAGACCATATCTCAAAGCTATATGGTCAATAGACTTGGAGCTCTCTACAATGTTCCTGTCTATGAGACTCAGGTAGGGTTCAAGTACGTTGGCCCCAAGATGATGGAGGTCGACGCCATACTTGGAGGAGAGGAAAGCGGCGGATTTGGGTTCAAGGGGCACATTCCAGAGAGAGATGGGACCTTGGCTGGTCTGGTGATCCTTGATCTTGTCATGCATCTGGGACTACCTCTAAGTAAGGTAATACAGCAGATAGAAGAGAAGGTAGGTAAGTCGTACTATAAGAGAATTGATCTTACCTTCCCAGCAGAGCAGCGTTCTGAGATTATTGAGCGGCTTAGGAGTAATCCTCCTGAAACGTTGCTTGGACAAAAAGTGGTGAAGTTCCAGACTGAAGATGGCTTCAAGTACACTCTTGAAAACGACACTTGGTTGCTAATACGATTCTCTGGAACGGAGCCTGTTATAAGGATCTATACCGAAACTGATTCGCCTGACAAGCTTGATCAAATGCTAAATGAGGGGCGCAAGCTAGCTGGAGTATAGGATTGCTGTTATGAACCTTGAGGGAAAATCAAGAGAAGATTCTTTGGAGCTTATAGCTAGCGAAGTAAGGAAGTGTACTAAATGTCCTCTTAGTGCTACGCGCACCAATGCTGTTCCTGGGGAGGGTAATCCCTCCGCACAAATAATGTTCATTGGCGAAGGGCCTGGTTTTAATGAGGACAGACAAGGTAGGCCGTTTGTTGGGGCAGCTGGTGCTTTTCTAAACGAGTTGTTGCAATCAGTTGGACTCAGGCGTGAGGATGTCTTCATAACTAATGTGGTCAAGTGTAGACCTCCTGGGAATAGGGATCCTTTGCCTGAGGAGATACAAGCGTGTAGCTGTTATCTCGATCGTCAGATCGAGCTTATCAAACCTGCGGTCATAGTGACCTTGGGAAGATATTCGATGGCCAGGTATTTTCCTAATGAGCGTATCTCTAGGATTCACGGCCAGCCAAGAAGAATAGGGGATCTAACCGTGGTTCCCTTGTTCCATCCAGCTGCTGCTCTGCATCAACCTGCGCTCAAAGAGACCTCGATCTCCGACTTCAAGAAGATACCTAAGATAGTAGAAGAGGCCCTTGCTGCTCGTGCTAGTAAGCAGGGTGAAGACCAGGATGATCACGACAATGATAATACTGAATCTCTAGAACAACTGAAACTTTTCTAATTAGAGATTCTAACATAGAGATATGTATCTGAAAGGATCTAGAAGTGCCTGACAGTGTCAGAGTAATACCCCTTGGCGGTGTAGGTGAAGTAGGCAAGAATATGCTTGCCGTAGAATATGGGAATGAGATCCTTTTACTGGATTGTGGTCTGGCCTTCCCCGAAGAGGATATGCTTGGCGTGGACCTACTCATTCCCGATATCCAGTACTTACTCAAGTCTCGTAAGCGTATAGTAGCTTATTGTATTTCGCATGGTCATGAAGACCATATAGGTGCTTTGCCCTACATACTCCGTGATATAGATGCGCCCATATATGCCACCCCCTTAACTAGGGGGCTAATAGAGGTAAAGCTAAAAGAAGCTAACCTATTGCAGTCTGCACGCCTTAGAACATATAAGGACGGAGATGTTGTCAAGATAGGTAAATTTACTGTAGAGCCGTTCCATGTTACTCATAGCATCCCTGATGCAGTGGGACTAGCGATAACATGCCCTGTGGGTACTATTGTTTACACAGGTGATTTCAAGTTTGATCCTACGCCTGTGGATGGCAAGCAAGCAAATTACGGGCTTATAGCTCAAATAGGCCGAAGGGGTGTACTTACTCTTCTGTCCGACTGTGTGCATGTTGAGACTAAGGGCCACACACCTAGCGAGCAGGTTGTAGGTGATACCTTCAGAAGAGTATTTGCTGAAGCTAAAGGAAGGATCATTATAGCTACCTTTGCATCCCTTATAGCTAGAGTACAGCAGATAATAAACGTTGCTGCCGAATATGGCCGCAAGGTAGCAGTTGTCGGCAGGAGCCTTGAGAGTAATGTTGCTATGGCGAGAGAGCTAGGGTACCTGGATCCTAAAGATGGTACTCTCGTTCCCCTGCATCAACTGCGGAAGGAAGATGCAGACAGATCTGTGCTGATAGTCACGGGTAGTCAAGGAGAGCCCACTAGCGTACTCAATCGCATTGCAAACCAGGACTACCGCCACGTGAAGATAGTGCCCGGAGATACAGTTATTATCTCGGCTACTCCAATCCCTGGCAACGAGACAGCCGTATCCAGAATAATCAACAACCTGTTTGCACTGGGCGCCGACGTCATCTATAGCGCCATAGATACCGTGCATGTTTCAGGGCATGCCAGCTCGGAAGAGTTGAGACTCATGCTTAATCTTGTACGGCCAAAGTATGTTGTTCCTGTACATGGTGAGATGAGGCACTTAGTAATGTACAAGCGCCTCGCTATGAGTGTGGGCATTCCTGAGGACCACATCCTAATACCTGAAAATGGAGCCATAATGGAGTTCAGTAAGGAGCAAGCCCGCATAGTAGAGGTTTATCCGAATAACATGGTGTATGTTGATGGCATATCTGTCGGTGACGTGGACCATGTGGTGCTGAGAGATAGAAAGCTGCTTTCAAGAGATGGTATGGTGATAGTCGTGGTAGGTATCGATCGAAATGACGGTAGCATTCTGGCAGGTCCAGATATTATCTCTAGGGGCTTTCTGTACGCAGGCGAGGATGATAACTTGCTGGAAGAGGCCAAGGAGCTAGTATCTAACAGTATCAGGCATCAAGAGGAAAGTCCTCCCCCACCAGAATGGAGTTGGGCTCATCGTAAAATCAAAGATATATTAGGCGAATTCCTCTACAAACGGACCGGTAGACGCCCTATGATTTTACCAGTGGTAATGGAGATCTAGTCCATTGGTAAAAGGGGGCTTTTGAGTGTCATCCAGTACCAAAAGACAGCCGGTAAAGGCTAAGTCCGGTAGCCAGCGGTCTACAAGCAAGACTATGGTTAGAACTCCGAAATCTAGCAGGTCTTCGTCGCAACCTAAAAATCGGTTGTCTCAGACGCCGACTAGTGGACGATACCCTGCGAGCACGCAGGTACGACTCTTTGGCATCATGTCGCTTATTCTAATAAGCCTTGCTGCGATCTATTACACTTCTGTTGAAGGCTCATTATCTGGGGCTGTAGGCGAGCTATTCTCGCACCTGGGTATAGTATCGATCCTGGTACTAATTGTGTTCGTAGGTGTGCCTGTTCTGGCTCTATTTGCTCCACGCCTCTTACTGGAATACGTTGATGTGAAGAGATTGTCTGCCGTCTTATTTCTAGCTGTGTCTGGGCTAACCTCGTTGGGGTTCTTGCAATTAGGAGGTGTGTGGGGTAATAGCCTGGCAGATGTTCTCTGGCAGGCCATGGGGGTAGGGGCAGCGGCGTTAGTTCTTGTAGGACTCCTAATAGGTTTACTGCTCCTTGGCGTTCCTCTCAGGAATATCCGAGATGGGTTCTTCCTTTGTCTTAAGCTAGCTGTGAGAGGCTCTGTGTTGTTAGCTAGGCTTATTTCTAAGCTTGCAAAGCTTCTCATATCCTGCTTCCGTGCCGTATTAGTTCGCTTTGCTCAATTTATGAAGTCCAGGAGGAAACCTGTAGTAGTTGTCAATCATGTCAAGCCCACTACCACCAAGAAAGTCCCGAGGGATATAAGGGAGATACCCAAACTAGTCCTCCCTCAGAAGGAAGATCCTGTTGTCTCACAGAATATTAGTAGTGGTCCGCTACCTCCTATAGAGCTGCTTGAGCCTTCTGAACAGGTTGAGATTAGTGAAATAGATGCCATGCAAAAAGCAAAGATCATAGAGGATACGCTAAGTACGTTTGGTGTAGAGGCTTATGTCAGGGAGATCAATCCAGGACCTACGGTCACTCAGTTTGCCTTAGAGCCTGGCCGAGGCACCAAAGTTAGTAAGATTACATCCCTTCAGAATGATCTTGCCCTGGCTCTAGCAGCTTCGTCTATAAGGATAGAAGCCCCAGTACCAGGCAAGCCGAGGGTGGGTATAGAGATTCCAAATAGTCAGTCTATAACGGTCAAGCTAAGGGATGTAATGGATACCTCGGAGTTCCAGAACTCTAAAGCAAAGCTCAAGCTCGCTCTTGGTAGGGGTGTAACTGGTAGACCAGTAGTGGGCGACCTTGCTAAGATGCCCCACCTGTTGATAGCGGGTGCTACAGGAGCCGGCAAGAGTGTATGCCTGAACAGTATCATAACCGGACTGCTGTTTCAACATACGCCAGATACTCTGAGGTTTCTGATGGTAGATCCCAAGATGGTAGAACTGAAGACCTATGACGGTATCCCACACTTACTCTGGCCTGTAGTTACCGATACTAGCAAGGTTGTGGGCGTGCTAAAGTATGCCGTCGCTGAGATGGAAAGGCGCTACAAGCTCCTGTCTGAGTTGGGTATTCGTAATATAGATGCCTATAATAAGCGGGCTGAAAGCGATAATCAGCCTAAGCTGCCACAAATTGTGATTATAATCGACGAGTTGGCAGACCTAATGATGGTGGCTCCAGATGAGGTTGAGGCGCTTATATGTAGACTAGCTCAAATGGCTAGGGCGGTGGGTATACACCTAGTTATAGCTACACAGAGACCTTCCGTTGATGTACTTACTGGTCTTATAAAAGCTAATTTCCCTTCACGTATCGCTTTTGCAGTTAGCTCTCAGATAGATTCTAGGGTCATACTTGATATGCCGGGAGCTGAGAGGCTGCTCGGACGTGGTGATATGCTCTTCCTTGGTCCGGATTCATCCAAGCCTATTCGTGTTCAGGGCACGCACGTATCTGATGTAGAGATAGAGTCAGTCGTTAAGCACTGGATACAGGTGCAGCCGGCACAGTATGATCCTGAGGTAGGGAGGATTATTGACGCAGAGACTCAGAAGACTACAGATGCTGCTGAAGACCCTCTGTATCAGGAGGCCGTTGAGATCGCAAACTCCACCACCAAGGTCTCTACAAGCCTATTGCAGCGGAGATTGAGAATAGGCTACAACCGAGCCTCAAGGCTTATGGATGCTCTAAGGGATAACGGTGTCATAGATGCAACATCTGAAGGTTGAAATGTAACTTGACATAGATATATCCTGTTATGAGGAATATAGCTTTGTTATGAGCAAAGATAGAGAGCTAAAAGACAATGGCCAAATAGCAGATCAAGCTGCTTTACAGCTCTCTCAGAGAGTCCAGAGGTTTCTCGAGGAACTCCGAGAGATGCGGCAAAGGGTCAAGTCCCTGCTGGATGCCAAGCAGCTGGATTTGGACCAGTTGCGTATATTGCTGGATGATCTGCAGTATGCCAGTGAGGATCTAACTGGTAGAGATGGTGAGAGGTGGAAAACAAGGTTAGAGGCCTTAAGCCGGACGGAAATATCTATCAGGGATGAGATCACAAAGCTAAAGCAGGTCCTGGAGAGGATAGATGGATTCATTCAGGTAATCTCACTCGCAGATACTATAGAAGACAACACGGACTCTGGCTTTAAGGATGCCTTTACCTTAATGCGTGTTTTGCAAGGACAAGAGATGGAGCGTTCCCGGCTTGCAAGGGAAGTTCATGATGGCCCTGCCCAGGTAATGGCCAATGCCATAATGGCCATAGAGTATTGCGAGCGTTTACTTGAACGCAGGCCTCAGAGCCTTCCGAGCGAATTACATCGCATAAAACTATCCTTGCGCCAAGGCCTGGAAGAAGTCAGGAGATTTATATACGATCTGCGCCCAAGTGATCTGACTAGAGAGGGTATAATAGCTACTTTACGTAAGTATGCAGAGGATTATCAGCAACAGGGCATTGAGGTATCTATAGATATAGATGAGGCAATTGATAAACTGACCAACGATGAGCAGAAATTCGCTCTGTTTAGGATCATACAGGAGGCTATGCAGAACTCCCGTAAGCATGCTTCTGCCAGCGAGGTCAGGATTCAAGGACGTATAGTGCGTGACGAGAGCGTAGAGCTTCTAATAGCAGATAACGGAAGAGGGTTTGATCCCGAAGATAGAAGTGAACGGGGTGAACACTACGGTCTTAGAAACATGAAAGAAAGGGCCGAGGCCTTGCAAGGGACTCTTGATATAAAGTCTTCCATAGATGATGGTACCGTAATTCGTGTTGTCTTCCCCATATCTAAAGTTTTGGCTGCTCGGTATTGAGTCTTCAGGGGCATGGATTATGGGCATCAAAGTACTACTGGTAGATGACCATCCTTTATTTAGACAAGGAGTGTCCCATGCGCTCTCTAACTTCCCAGACCTGGAGGTAGTTGGAGAGGCATCTGACGGACAGGCTGCAATAAGATTAGTTGATAAGCTTTCCCCTGATGTGGTAGTGGTTGACATAAACCTGGAAGGTCTTAATGGCCTTGAGGCGACCAGAGTTATAAGAAGAAGATATCCCAATGTGGGAGTGGTTATTCTTACTATGCATGAAGATGATGAACAGCTATTCAATGCCATCAAGGCTGGAGCTGCTGCGTACGTGACTAAAGACACATCTCCCGATAGGTTAGTAGATATTATTCGTCGAGTCGGTAAGGGAGAATACATAATTAACGAAAACCTGATAACCAAGCCTTTTGTTGCCTCCCGAGTTCTGAAGCAGTTCCGAGACCTGGCAGCGCTTGAAGACGAAGAGAATTTATTCACTCCGCTAACTAGCAGAGAAGTCGAGATCCTAGACTGCATCGCTAGAGGAATGAGCAACAAGGAAATTGCTCGCCAGATGTCCATATCAGATCAGACTGTAAAGAATCACATAACATCCATCTTGCGCAAGCTTGCCGTAAATGATCGCACACAGGCCGTTATTTACGCCCTAAAAAGGGGATGGATAAAGATAAACGACGAGACTTAGTACTAACTACCCTTTCCTGCCAAATTCTCTCTCAAGTTGAGATTTCGTAAGTTCCAATATAGTTGGCCTCCCGTGTGCACATGCAGTGGGAAAGTTAGTTTGCTCTAGCTGTTCTATGAGAGATCGCATTTCCTGCATCGATAGCTGTTGCCCCGCTTTTATAGCGCTTCTACATGCTAGCGATACTGCTACAGCGTTTCTCCTGAGCTCGACGTTGGAGAAGTTGTTGATATCTTGACATAGGTCTTCGATAAAAGCCATGACCTCTTCCTTAGGAAGTATTGCAGGGATAGATCTAACGATTATCTCTTTGACGCCAAAAGATTCGGCCTCAAAGCCTAATCTGTTCAGTTCGTCGACCAGGTTCTTCATAAACGTTGCTTGATGATCTCCCAGCGTAATTATGAGGGGATCAAGAAGCATCTGGGAGGCTACTTTGTCTGTTTCAAGCTCCTTCTGTATTCTCTCCAAAAGTATCCTTTCGTGAGCTGCATGCTGGTCTATAAGGTACATGCCGTTTGGCCCTTCCGCGATTATGTAAGTGAGAGCTATCTGTCCAAGCACGCGTAGAGGCGGCAACTTGGGCAGTGTTCTCTCTTCCTCTAAACTGCTAGTTGCTTCCGTCGAAGTTGATTCGATATGTTGGTGCGTTTGGGTAGATGTAGTTACATGCCAGGCATGCTTCTCTGATATAGAGGCAGAGTTGAAGCTAAATGCAAGTGGCCTCAGCTTGCCTTGAGGTTGATCATCTTGAGGGAGTTCTGCATCTCGCGAAGAAAATGCTTCCTGGAGAGCGGTCCTTATGGTTCTTCCAACTACACTCGCTACTCTTCTATCGTCCGCAAACCTAACTTCGGCCTTAGTGGGGTGTACGTTGACGTCCACAAACTCAGGGGGAATTAGCAAGTTGATTATTACTATAGGAAACCTTCCTACCATAAGGAGAGATGAATAACTTTCTTGTATCGCAAACATCAACTGCTTAGCTGAAACCGGACGGCCATTGACAAACACATGTATATCTGATCTATTACTACGGTTTATAGATGGTAGACTTACATAGCCCTTGATCTCTATCTCGTCTTCTTCATATGCTACTGGAATCATATGGTCTCTAATCTGCAGACCAAAAACTGATCCTATGCAATCTAGGATGTTACCTTTACCAAAAGTTTCAAGTTGTTTTTTGCCGTCTATCTGTAGTTCAAACGCTATATTGGGATGACCTAGGGCGTATTGCTTGACTGTGGACGTAATTCTGGATGCTTCCGATGTAGGTCCT includes these proteins:
- a CDS encoding sensor histidine kinase codes for the protein MSKDRELKDNGQIADQAALQLSQRVQRFLEELREMRQRVKSLLDAKQLDLDQLRILLDDLQYASEDLTGRDGERWKTRLEALSRTEISIRDEITKLKQVLERIDGFIQVISLADTIEDNTDSGFKDAFTLMRVLQGQEMERSRLAREVHDGPAQVMANAIMAIEYCERLLERRPQSLPSELHRIKLSLRQGLEEVRRFIYDLRPSDLTREGIIATLRKYAEDYQQQGIEVSIDIDEAIDKLTNDEQKFALFRIIQEAMQNSRKHASASEVRIQGRIVRDESVELLIADNGRGFDPEDRSERGEHYGLRNMKERAEALQGTLDIKSSIDDGTVIRVVFPISKVLAARY
- a CDS encoding uracil-DNA glycosylase: MNLEGKSREDSLELIASEVRKCTKCPLSATRTNAVPGEGNPSAQIMFIGEGPGFNEDRQGRPFVGAAGAFLNELLQSVGLRREDVFITNVVKCRPPGNRDPLPEEIQACSCYLDRQIELIKPAVIVTLGRYSMARYFPNERISRIHGQPRRIGDLTVVPLFHPAAALHQPALKETSISDFKKIPKIVEEALAARASKQGEDQDDHDNDNTESLEQLKLF
- a CDS encoding response regulator; the encoded protein is MGIKVLLVDDHPLFRQGVSHALSNFPDLEVVGEASDGQAAIRLVDKLSPDVVVVDINLEGLNGLEATRVIRRRYPNVGVVILTMHEDDEQLFNAIKAGAAAYVTKDTSPDRLVDIIRRVGKGEYIINENLITKPFVASRVLKQFRDLAALEDEENLFTPLTSREVEILDCIARGMSNKEIARQMSISDQTVKNHITSILRKLAVNDRTQAVIYALKRGWIKINDET
- a CDS encoding adenosylhomocysteinase translates to MKDMSLAAKGHDRIAWAAREMPVLSRIADRFDREKPLAGVKIAACLHVTTETANLMLTLMRGGAEIALAASNPLSTQDDVAAALVEKGISVFAIKGEDEDTYYSHIRAVLDTHPNITMDDGADLVTTLHTERLDIIDDVRAGTEETTTGVIRLKAMAADEQLKYPIIAVNEAYTKHLFDNRYGTGQSTIDGLLRATNILLAGKVFVVAGYGWCGKGLASRARGMGCQVVVTEVDPIKALEAVMDGFRVMPMTEAAKIADVIVTVTGGLHAVNAEAVQNLKDGVILANSGHFNDEIDIPAIEKLSVARRMRRDFVEEFELKDGRKIYLLAEGRLLNLSAAEGHPAAVMDMSFANQALSIEWLVNNASGLEPKVFSVPEEIDRNVAQTKLESLGITIDKLSEEQLAYASEWRSGT
- a CDS encoding DMT family transporter, yielding MKQGTKDRTKQLSGIALAFVAVSMFSTSAVLIRVIKDISSIEITFWRMLIAGLLVLGAALISSQLSLKHNPFNYRFLAYGLVAAMHFFFYIASLEYTTVSNSLALVYTAPVFVALFAALALHESINWRQWLGICIVVVGVMIFSGFDLGLDKSRLIGNFLAILSAAAFGVYSVMGRGERNKYPLLVYAGGTYLTASLWLLPLAAHSMINSSYSMTNIIALLALAIVPLGMGHTLYNAALRRIHAAHANVLSTLEVPGGTLLAWLFVKEPVTLRDMIGMFIILFGVLTVILTADRTP
- a CDS encoding DNA translocase FtsK, translated to MSSSTKRQPVKAKSGSQRSTSKTMVRTPKSSRSSSQPKNRLSQTPTSGRYPASTQVRLFGIMSLILISLAAIYYTSVEGSLSGAVGELFSHLGIVSILVLIVFVGVPVLALFAPRLLLEYVDVKRLSAVLFLAVSGLTSLGFLQLGGVWGNSLADVLWQAMGVGAAALVLVGLLIGLLLLGVPLRNIRDGFFLCLKLAVRGSVLLARLISKLAKLLISCFRAVLVRFAQFMKSRRKPVVVVNHVKPTTTKKVPRDIREIPKLVLPQKEDPVVSQNISSGPLPPIELLEPSEQVEISEIDAMQKAKIIEDTLSTFGVEAYVREINPGPTVTQFALEPGRGTKVSKITSLQNDLALALAASSIRIEAPVPGKPRVGIEIPNSQSITVKLRDVMDTSEFQNSKAKLKLALGRGVTGRPVVGDLAKMPHLLIAGATGAGKSVCLNSIITGLLFQHTPDTLRFLMVDPKMVELKTYDGIPHLLWPVVTDTSKVVGVLKYAVAEMERRYKLLSELGIRNIDAYNKRAESDNQPKLPQIVIIIDELADLMMVAPDEVEALICRLAQMARAVGIHLVIATQRPSVDVLTGLIKANFPSRIAFAVSSQIDSRVILDMPGAERLLGRGDMLFLGPDSSKPIRVQGTHVSDVEIESVVKHWIQVQPAQYDPEVGRIIDAETQKTTDAAEDPLYQEAVEIANSTTKVSTSLLQRRLRIGYNRASRLMDALRDNGVIDATSEG
- a CDS encoding ribonuclease J yields the protein MPDSVRVIPLGGVGEVGKNMLAVEYGNEILLLDCGLAFPEEDMLGVDLLIPDIQYLLKSRKRIVAYCISHGHEDHIGALPYILRDIDAPIYATPLTRGLIEVKLKEANLLQSARLRTYKDGDVVKIGKFTVEPFHVTHSIPDAVGLAITCPVGTIVYTGDFKFDPTPVDGKQANYGLIAQIGRRGVLTLLSDCVHVETKGHTPSEQVVGDTFRRVFAEAKGRIIIATFASLIARVQQIINVAAEYGRKVAVVGRSLESNVAMARELGYLDPKDGTLVPLHQLRKEDADRSVLIVTGSQGEPTSVLNRIANQDYRHVKIVPGDTVIISATPIPGNETAVSRIINNLFALGADVIYSAIDTVHVSGHASSEELRLMLNLVRPKYVVPVHGEMRHLVMYKRLAMSVGIPEDHILIPENGAIMEFSKEQARIVEVYPNNMVYVDGISVGDVDHVVLRDRKLLSRDGMVIVVVGIDRNDGSILAGPDIISRGFLYAGEDDNLLEEAKELVSNSIRHQEESPPPPEWSWAHRKIKDILGEFLYKRTGRRPMILPVVMEI
- a CDS encoding adenine phosphoribosyltransferase, whose amino-acid sequence is MSSDQDLAKLIRDVPDFPKQGILFKDITTLLKDKDAFKKSIDLLAERFANDHIDKVVAAESRGFIFGAPLAYLLNAGFVPVRKLGRLPAKAIRAEYTLEYGTNFVEIHVDAIEPGEKVLIVDDLLATGGTVGATIELVKKLEGDIVALAFLVELSFLKGRERLKDYRIETIITY
- a CDS encoding phosphoglucomutase/phosphomannomutase family protein — translated: MSSVIKFGTDGWRAVIAEDYTFSNVRLVSQAVAQYLNKDVGGNAPVIIGYDTRFGSEYFAQAAAEVLAANGIKVVLTDRCTPTPAVSLAVIEQHLRGGIVITASHNPGIWNGFKYKPDYGGSASPEVIAKIEAELAGLQPGDVQRMPIEEAKSKGLVELQDVGPAYRKRLSELVDVETLKGRQGTVVYDAMFGAGIGHLPQLLSGGNLKVVEINNERNPIFPGMHAPEPIALNLRKLCETVPQAGASLGIATDGDADRVGIVDERGEFVDQLKVYALIAYYLLEVRGQRGPLVKTISQSYMVNRLGALYNVPVYETQVGFKYVGPKMMEVDAILGGEESGGFGFKGHIPERDGTLAGLVILDLVMHLGLPLSKVIQQIEEKVGKSYYKRIDLTFPAEQRSEIIERLRSNPPETLLGQKVVKFQTEDGFKYTLENDTWLLIRFSGTEPVIRIYTETDSPDKLDQMLNEGRKLAGV